One Firmicutes bacterium CAG:345 genomic window carries:
- a CDS encoding phosphopantetheine adenylyltransferase (product inferred by homology to UniProt), with protein sequence MRVACYPGSFDPITNGHLDIIKRSLKLFDKIVVIVANNADKKSFFTAEERKKMIEEALKDTPNVVVTITDGLVVDKAKEFNSKILIRGLRAVPDFEYEYQVASVNEYIDPEIEMVFLISRRDHAFISSSRIKELYFQNTNITPLVPASVIEGFKQKRK encoded by the coding sequence ATGAGAGTAGCCTGTTATCCTGGAAGTTTTGATCCGATTACTAATGGACATTTAGATATAATAAAGCGTTCTTTAAAATTATTTGATAAGATTGTTGTTATCGTTGCTAATAATGCTGATAAAAAAAGTTTTTTCACAGCTGAAGAAAGAAAAAAGATGATCGAAGAAGCTTTAAAAGATACTCCAAATGTTGTTGTGACTATAACTGATGGTTTAGTTGTTGATAAGGCTAAAGAATTCAATAGCAAAATTCTTATTCGTGGGCTTAGGGCTGTTCCAGATTTTGAATATGAATATCAAGTGGCTTCAGTCAATGAATATATTGATCCAGAGATAGAAATGGTTTTTCTTATCAGCCGTCGTGATCATGCTTTTATTTCTTCTTCGAGGATAAAAGAATTATATTTTCAAAACACTAATATTACTCCTTTAGTTCCGGCTTCAGTAATTGAGGGATTTAAGCAAAAAAGAAAATAA